TGTTAGATTATTTTAGTAAATGAAAAACTAAACTGTAAAACCCTGACAGAGCAGCTCCCAATGAGTGATGAGGAAAGTCCACTTAGGAGTGGTGGGGGGCACAGTCCCCACCTCAGGATCCAGAGCAGTCGGTGTAGGTGGTCACCATGTTGCCCCTACGTTGTGTCACGGTCCGGCAGTGCTGTCTGGAGCTCTGAAACTTGTCCTCGGTTCCGgcagtgtgcctgtgtgtgctgTCAAAGCCCTCAAAGGTGAACATCTTCTCCATGTCGTCAAACATGTCGTCGAAAACCCCCCCACCAAAGCCCCCCTGGAAGGGCCTCTTGTGGCGGTTGAGAGCTTCCTGGTGAGCCCGGAAATGGCTCTCAAAGTGCTTCTGGTGGTGGGCGTGCCTGTTCTGGTTGAAAATGTCAAAGTCTTTGAAAATGTCATCAAAGTTGAAGTTGAATGGCTGGTGGAAGTTCTGCCTGTGGCTTCTGCTGCCCGTGTCCTCGTTGGCGAAGGAGCCATGTCCAACCTGATCATACTCCCGTCTGCGCTTATCATCTGATAATGTTTCATACGCTGCACAAAGCAAAGAACACAATTAGCTATACTCAGACTGGGGGACACATAACATCCATACAGAATTATTTATGCTACACCCatacgcacccccccccccccaaaaacaacCAACTAGTGCAACGCTGACATGCTGCATTAACCCTAAACACAAACGCTGCATGCCAAAGTGCTCAGTGAAAGCCCACCTTCCGCAATCTCCCTGAACCTGGCTTCAGCATTAGGACTCTTGTTCTTGTCAGGGTGGTACTTCATTGCCAGCTTATGAAAGGCCTTCTTAATCTGCCGCTCACTTGCATCCTTCGGAACACCCAGAATCTCATAGTAGTCCTTTTTGGCCAATATGAATTCGGTTATCATCAGGACGCAGACAGCAAACTTCAGTGCTGAGGGCGCGGTAGCCATGGCGTTGATTAACCTTGGAAGAGAGAGGAAAAGAGAGGAGGATAATTCTCATTATCATTTA
This window of the Paramormyrops kingsleyae isolate MSU_618 chromosome 1, PKINGS_0.4, whole genome shotgun sequence genome carries:
- the dnajb9a gene encoding dnaJ homolog subfamily B member 9a, with product MATAPSALKFAVCVLMITEFILAKKDYYEILGVPKDASERQIKKAFHKLAMKYHPDKNKSPNAEARFREIAEAYETLSDDKRRREYDQVGHGSFANEDTGSRSHRQNFHQPFNFNFDDIFKDFDIFNQNRHAHHQKHFESHFRAHQEALNRHKRPFQGGFGGGVFDDMFDDMEKMFTFEGFDSTHRHTAGTEDKFQSSRQHCRTVTQRRGNMVTTYTDCSGS